CGGGCGGTACATCCTCATCGCCACGAGCCGGCCGGGCAGCCAGCCGGCGAACCTGCAGGGGGTCTGGAACCCCTCGATCAACCCGGCGTGGGGGTCGAACTGGACGATCAACTGCAACGCCCAGATGAACTACTGGCCGGCCGAGGCCGCGAACCTGGCCGAGTGCCACGAGCCGCTGCTGGAGCTGACGCGCGAACTGAGTGAGAACGGGGCGCGGGTGGCGCGCGACCACTACTCCGCCCGGGGCTGGGTCTCGCACCAGGGCACCGACCTCTGGCGCTACGCGCAGCCGGTGGGCAGCAACCCGCAGTGGTCGAACTTCGTGGCCAGCAACGCCTGGCTGAGCCAGCACCTCTGGGAGCACTATGCCTTCTCCGGCGATCTCGAGGACCTGCGCCGGGCGTGGCCGACGATCCGTGATGCCGCGAGCTTCCACCTGGACATGCTGGTCGAGGAACCGGAGCATGGCTGGCTGGTGACCGCCCCGGACATCAACTTCGAGAACATCTGGGTGGCACCGGATGGCACCACGGGCTCGCTGGCAATGGGCACCACGCCGACGATGCAGATGGTGCGCGAGCTGTTCACGCATGTGCTCGCTGCCTCGCGACTGCTCGGCGAGGCAGGCGAGCTGGCCGCGGAGATCGAGGCGGCGCTGCCACGGCTGGCGCCGATGCAGATCAGCCCCGCCACCGGGCAGCTGCAGGAATACCTGGAGGACTGGGGGCGGACGATGAAGGCGGAGGTGCTCTCCAGCTGGGGCGCGGTGGCCAGCGCGCAGATCCACCCGCGGCGCACGCCGGAGCTGGCGGCGGGCCTGCGGCGGATCTTCGACACCGAGCGCTGGTGGGAGGAGAAGAAGGACCCGCTGAAGGGCCCGTGCCTGGGGAGCTGGGAGGGCGGCTTCCAGGCGATGGCCTACGCCCGGCTCGGTGACGGCGATGCGGCGCTGCGGGTGTTCGACCTGCATCTGCAGAAGGCGGTCCAGCCCAACCTCGGCTCGAAGTTCATCGGGCACTCCCCGACGAACCCGATGTTCCAGATCGACGGCAACCTCGGCCAGACCAGTGCCGTGAACGAGATGCTGCTGCAGAGCCACGTGCACGACGGCGTGTACGAGCTCGACCTGCTGCCGGCACTACCGGGCCAGTGGGCCGACGGCGAGGTGCGCGGACTGCGCGGGCGCGGCGGGTTCGAGGTGGACCTGCGCTGGCGTGGCGGGGCGCTCGAGTCCGCGACTATCCGGGCGGTCACCGGCACGACCACGCGGGTCCGCTACCGCGAGCGCACGCTGGACGTGACCCTGGCCCCCGGCGAGCAGATCCGTCTCAGCCAGGACCTGGCGCTTGTGGTGTGATTCCGGTGCACCTGGTGCATCGGAATCACACCACAGTCCGTCGCGTCAGTGCTCCCAGAGTGTGGCGAGCGGCAGCGCCCAGAGCCGGCCACCGAAGGGAACGGCACGAGTCCCCGTGTACAGGACCACCCCGGCGACGAACCGCTGACCCACCTTGTCGCGGAGAAGCTCCAGACCACGGAAGTCACCCGCGCCGACCGTCGCCGCAGACTTCACCTCGACCCCGACCACCTCGCGGCGACGATCCTCAAGCACGATGTCGACCTCACGACCGTGGTTGTCGCGGTAGTGGGACAGTGAGTAGGACTTCTGCGACCACGCGCGTTGCTTCACGAGTTCTCCGACCACGAAGCCCTCGACGAATCCACCAGTGAGCGTCGACGACACCTCGCGCTCGAGACCCTCGACGTCGACTCCGGCGAGATGGGCCGCAAGGCCGGTGTCGCTCAGATACACCTTCGGGGCCCGCACCGCACGAGCTGCCCTGTTGTTCGACCAGCCCGGGACGACGCGGATCAGGTAGACGGACTGCATCGCCCGGAGGTAGGCGGGAACGGAACGCTCCGGTATGTCGACCTCTCGCGCGACTCTCGCTGCGACGAACTCGCTGCCATTGCGTGCAGCCAGAACATCGAGCAGCGGGCCGAGGCGATCCACGTATGAGATCCCGGAGACATCGGTGGTGTCCTTCGAGAGCACGCGATCGGCGTAGTTTTCCATCCATCGGCCGCGGGCACGGGCGGGCGCCTCGCGTAGTTCCGGGAATGAGGGGGCAGTCGCAATCTCCAGGTAGTCGCGCCGAGTGTACGCAGGGCGATCCGCAGGCACCTCGGTCGGCAATCTCCAGGCGTACGCTGCGAAGTCCTCGACCCGCCCTGCCACCTCACCCCGGCTGAGGCCCTCGAGCGGAATGGTCTGCGCGCGTCCCGCCAACGATTCCTGCGCGCCCCGCAGCGACAGCAGGTCGGCTGAACCCGTCACGATGAAGCGGCCTGGTCGCCGATCCTGGTCGACTGCTGCCTTCAACGAGGTGAGCAGCGCGGGGACACGCTGGATCTCGTCGATGGCGAGCAAACCGTCCGGATACTGCATCGCGAACCCATCAGGATCGCGCTCAGCGGCGGCGCGATCGACGGCGAGATCCAGGTTGATCGTGCGCGCGTTGCGGCCCGAGATGAGTTGTTGCATCAGGGTGCTCTTGCCTACCTGGCGGGCGCCACTGATCACCGTGACCGGCGTGTCCGCGAGGGTCTCCGCCACGAGATCGCTCGCGTTTCGACGGATGAGATCGGGCGTCATAGGTCCCAGGCTAGACCTCGTTCTGCGGATTCGCCAGGCTAACGTTGCGGATCCGCCGGGCTTTTGTTGCGGATTCGCCACCCTCCCGTTGCGGATCTGCCGCGCCCCGCTCTCGCCGGGCGGGCCACGCTCAGGCCACCACCCGCCGGTGCTGTCCGTGCCCGAGGATCTCCGGCTCCGCGCCCGGCAGCTCCAGCACACCCTCGGTCCCCACCGGCACGGTCACCTCGACCGTCAGCTCACCGCCGGCGAGCTCCCATCGGATCGCGGCCTCGCCGTACGGCGTCAGGTGCCGCGCCGAGGCGTGGGTCAACCCGCCGCCGGGCCGCGGGGCGAACCGGATCCGGCGATACCCGGGCTCCGCGGGCGCCAGCCCCGCCACCACCCGGTGCAGCCAGTCGGCCACCGCGCCGAGCGCGTAGTGGTTGAAGGAGGTCATCTTGCCCGGGTTCACGGTGCCATCGGGCAGCATCGAGTCCCACCGCTCCCACACCGTGGTCGCGCCCTGCTCCACCTGATACAGCCAGCTGGGGCACTCGCGCTCCTGCAACAGCCCGTAGGCGGTCTCCAGCTCCCCGGCCGAGGTCAGCGCATCGGTCACCAGCGGCGTGCCGACGAACCCGGTCGCGATCCGGTGCCCGGCCTCACGCACCAGCTCGGCCAGCCGCCGTCCGGCAACCTCCCGCTGGGCGGGGGTGAGCAGGTCGAACTCCAGCCCGAGCGCGTAAGCGGTGACGGCGTCGCTGGTCATCCGTCCGTCGGGCAGCACGTAGGCGGCACGGAAGGCCTCGGCGACGGCGTCCGCGAGCGCCCGGTAGCGCGCCGCGTCCTCCGTCTTGCCCAACCGCTCGGCCGTCTGGGCCATCAACCGCGAGGACCGCGCGAAGTACGCGGTCGCCACCAGGTACCGGTCGGTGCGCGCATCGGCCGGGTCGTCCGGCGGTGCCGCCGGATCGAGCCAGTCGCCGAGCTGGAAGCCCTCGTCCCACAGGTGGTCGTCCCCGGCGAGCCGGTCCACCAGATCCACCCACCGGGTCGCGCTGCCGTACTGGGTCTCGAGCACCCCGGCGTCACCGAAGCGCTGATACAAGGTCCACGGCAGCATGGTCGCCACATCACCCCAGGCGGCGCCAGGGCGGATCGGGGTCCACATCCGGTGCGCCGGGATCACCGGCACGTACCAGGGCACGGTGCCATCGGGCAGCTGATCGGCCTCGACGTCGCGCAGCCAGCCGGCAAGCATCCCGGAGACGTCGAACAGGAACGAGGCGGTCGGCCCGAACACCTGGATATCCCCGGTCCACCCGGCACGCTCGTCCCGCTGCGGGCAGTCGGTGGGCACGTCGACGAAGTTGGAGCGCATCCCCCAGACGATGTTCTCGTGCAGCTTGCTCACCAGCTCGTCGGAGCACGCGAACCAGCCGGTGCGCTCGACGTCGGTGTGCAGCACCCGGGCCGCCAAAGCGCCGGCGGCCACATCGGCATCGAGATCGCCCGGCCAGCCGTCCACCTCCACGTACCGGAACCCGTGGAAGGTGAACCGCGGCTCCCACTCCTCCGTCTCGCGCCCGGCCAGGGTGTAGTGATCGGTGGAGCGCGCCGAACGCAGCGGCCGGGTGTACAGCTCCCCCTCCTGCAGCACCTCGGCGGTGCGCAGCCGCACTGTGGTCCCCGCCGGACCGCTCACCCGGAGGCGCACGCGGCCGGCGAGGTTCTGACCGAAGTCGAGGATGCGGTTCCCGGCCGGCGAGGTGAGCACCTCAACCGGCCGGACTTCTTCGGTGCATCGGACCGGCGGCGCCGTCGGGGCCACCAGCGTGGCGGGGTCGCGGTAGCGCACGGCCACCTGCTCCCAGGCGCCGTCGTCGAACCCGGGAGCGGACCAGCCGGCCTGCTCCAGCCGGGCGTCGTAGTCCTCGCCGTCGTAGATGCCCGAGCGCAGGATCGGACTCGGCGCGGTGCGCCAACTGCGGTCGGTGGCGATGGTCTCGGTGCGCCCGTCGGTGTAGGTCACCTCGAGCTGGCCGAGGAAGGACAGATCCTCACCGAAGACGTTCCGGAACCCCTCGTACCAGCCGATCCGCCCGCGGTACCAGCCGTCCGCCAGCCAGGCCCCGACGGCGTTGCCTCCCGGGCGTAGCAGCTCGGTGACGTCGTAGGTGTAGTACCGCAGCCGGGTGGTGTAGGAGGTCCAGCCCGGGGCAAGGGTGTCGGTGCCCACGCGGGTGCCGTTGATCTCGGCCTCGTAGAGCCCGTGGGCGCTGGCGTAGAGCCGGGCACTGGCGATCTCGCCGTCGAGGTCGAACTCCCGGCGCACCAGCGAGGGGCGGCGGGAGTCGGAGTCGCGGTGCTCGAGCGAGCGAGCCCCGACGGGCCGGGCCCGCCAGTCCTGTGGCGTGAGCAATCCCGCCTCGAGCGTGCTGGGCTCGGAGGGCTCCGACCAGGTGCCGTCCTCACCGCACACCTGCACCCGGACGGTGGCGCTCTCCCGGGATGTCAGCGGTTCCCCCGGCCACGGCACCAGGATCTGCTCGGCGGAGGCGACCTCGGTGACCTGCTCGGCCCCGCCGCGCTCGATCAGCAGGCGGTAGGCGCGCTGCTGCCACCCCGGGTCCGCATGCCGCAGCGTCCACGAGAGGCGCGGCCGCGCCTCGCCGATGCCCAGCGGCTGGCGGTGATGCTCGATCATGGGGGCGTCGGCGATGACGCTCATAGGAACCACCTTTGCTTCGAAACGTTTCAGTCCTACTGTAGTTGACGCTAGATTGGTGGTGAAACGATGTACTGCACGTTTCACCCACCGATCGAGGCCAGGATCCGTCCCGCACCGGGACACCGACGAGGAGGTCGCTGATGGCGCAGCGGACAGCGCACGTGCACGAGCCCTACGAGATCGAGCTCACCGGGCCCCGGACCCCGATCCGGGCCGATCAGGTCCCGCTCCGGGCCGAGTTCACGCACGAGTCCGGCCAGGCCATGACCGTGCTGGGCTTCTGGGACGGCGAGCGCCGCTACCTCGCCCGCCTCGCTCCCCCGCTCGCGGGAACCTGGACATGGCGCACCACCAGCGCCGCACCCGAGCTGGACGCCCGGACCGGCGAGTTCACCGCCGAACCGGCGCCTTCCACCGGCACCCACGGGATCGTCCGCGTCGCCGAGCGCTTCCACTTCGCGCACGCCGACGGCACCCCGTTCCGCCCGGTCGGAGCCACGGTCTACAACTGGATCCACCAGGACGAGGAGCTGCGCAGCCAGACGGTGGACTCCCTCTCCGAGGCGGGCCTGAACAAGCTCCGGTTCATGGTCTTCCCGCAGGCCGGTGGCTACGTCGAGCACTTTCCCGAGCTGATGCCGTTCGAGAAGACCGCGGACGGCTGGGACGTGGGCCGCCCGGTGATCGAGTTCTTCCGCCGCCTGGACTCCCTCGTCGCCGACCTCGGCGCCCACGGCATCGAGGCCGACGTGCTCATCTTCGACGCCTACGACCGCGGCGTGTTCGGCCTCAACGACCTCACCGAGGACCAGGACGCCGCCTACCTGCGCTACCTGGTGGCCCGGCTCGGCGCCTACCCCAACGTGTGGTGGTCGCTGTGCAACGAGTTCGACCAGATGACCGACCGTCCCACCGAGCGCTGGACGCGCGCCGGTGAGCTGCTCGCCGAGATCGACGCCCACGAGCACCTGCGCTCGATCCACAACTGGGTCGAGCTCTACGACTACAACCAGCCCTGGGTCACCCACGCCTCCATCCAGAACGGGTTCGCCACCGAGACGTTCGGCCGCGCGAGCCTGTACCGCGACGTCTACCGCAAGCCGGTCGTGCTGGACGAGATCAAGTACGAGGGCGACACCGAACGCTGGGGACGCCTGAGCGCCGAGGAACTGGTGGACCGGTTCTGGATCACCACCAGCTCGGGCTGCTACGCCTCCCACGGGGAGAGCTTCGTCACCGAGTCCGCCAGCCTGCACATCGTCGAGGGCGGCCGGCTGCGCGGGCGGAGCCCGGCCCGGCTGGGCTTCCTGCGGCAGGTGCTCGATGGGCTGAAGGTCCCCGGCCTGGACCCGATCGACAAGTGGGACGACCCGGCCTGCGTGGTGGGCAGGCCCCGCGAGCAGTACCTGGTCTACCTCGGCCGCGAGGCTCCCGCCGAGTGGACGTTCCGTCTCCCGCAGGGCCACGACGGCGACCGGCTCGAGGTCGGCGACGCCTTCGAGATCCAGATCATCGACACCTGGAACATGACCATCGCGACCGCCCCCGAGCAGTTCGTGCTCACCGACGTCCAGCGCAACGACGCCTACGCCACCGGCAACAACCCGCTGGCCCTCCCCGCGGGCGAGGCCATCGCGCTGCTGATCACCCGCGCATGAGCACCGAACGCTACTGGGAGTCCCACGCCCCGGGCGAGGGCCGCCGTCGCCCCCGGGCCGAGGCGGCCACGGACGTCCGCACCCTCTCCCTGAACGGCACCTGGCGGTTCCGGCTGTGCCCGACGGCGGCCGGTACCGGAGCCGCGTTCCTCGCCGCGGACTTCGACGACACCGCCTGGGACGAGATCCGCGTGCCCTCGCACTGGGTGCTGGAGGACGTGACCCCGCTGGCGGGCGGGGAGCCGCGCTCGCTGCGCGGTAGCGCCGAGGGGCCGCTGTACACGAACACCGCGTTCCCGATCCCGATCGACCCGCCACGGGTGCCCACCGAGAACCCGACCGGGGACTACCGGCTGGTCTTCGACGCCCCGGCGGACTGGGGCACCTCGATCCTGCGGCTGCGCGGCGCGGACTCCTGCGCGAAGGTGTGGCTGAACGGCGTCGAGCTGGGCTGGTCCACCGGCAGCCGGCTGCCGGTGGAGTACGACGCCCCGGTGCGCCCGGGCCGCAACGTGCTGTGCGTGCGGGTGCACCGCTGGTCGGCCGGCACCTACCTGGAGGACCAGGACATGTGGTGGCTGCCCGGGATCTTCCGGGACGTCGACATGATCGAGCGGCCCACCGCCGCGATCGAGGACCATCACGTCCACGCCGACTACGACCACCGCACCGGTCTGGGCACGCTCCGGGTGGACGCCGAGGTGGCCGACGGGTCACCGGCCCGCGTGCGCATCCCCGAGCTCGGGATCGACATCGACGCCGGGGAAGAGATCACCGCCGAGGTCACCCCGTGGAGCGCCGACCACCCGCGGCTGTACCGCGGCACCCTCACGACGGCGGAGGAGACCATCGAGCTGGCGATCGGTTTCCGCCGGGTCGAGATCTCGGGCGGCGTGCTGCTCGCCAACGGCACACCGTTGCGCTTCCACGGCGTGAACCGGCACGAGCACGACCCGGTGACCGGCCGCACCCAGGACCGGGCCACGATGATCCGCGACATCGAGATGATGAAGCAGGCCAACATCGACGCCGTCCGCACCAGCCACTACCCCCCGCACCCGGACTTCCTGAGCCTGTGCGACGAGTACGGGCTCTGGGTGGTCGAGGAGTGCGACCTGGAGACCCACGGCTTCATCTACGCCGGCTGGGAGAAGAACCCGCCCGACGATCCTGCCTGGTTCCCCGCGCTGCAGGACCGGATCGAGCGGATGGTCGAGCCGGACAAGAACCACCCGAGCGTGGTGATCTGGTCGATGGCGAACGAGAGCTGGACCGGCGCCGGCTTCGACCTGCTCGAGCAGTGGATCCGCGAGCGTGACCCCTCCCGGCCCGTGCTCTACGAACGCGACCCCTCGTACCGCAACTCCGACTTCTACTCCTGCATGTACCCCGAGCTGGACGCCCTGGAGGCGATCGGACGGCGGGAGGAGACCCGGCCCGAGAACGTCACCGACGCCGAGGATGCCCGCCGCCGCACCCTGCCCTTCCTGCTGGTGGAGTACGCCCACGCCATGGGCAACGGCCCCGGTTCGCTGCAGGACTACCAGCGCATCCTGGAGAGCTCGGACCGCTTCTGCGGCGGCTTCGTCTGGGAGTGGATCGACCACGGTTTCGATGCCCGCACCACCGACGGCACACCCTTCACCCTGCACGGCGGGGCGGTCGACTTCCGGCCCACCGGCGGGCGCTTCTGCCTGGACGGTCTCGTCTTCGCCGACCGCACCCCCAGCCCGGGCCTGACCGAGCTGGCGAAGGCGTATGCGCCGGTGCGGATCGCGATCGGGGACGCGATCGCGGTGACCAACCGCCGCCACACCACCGACACCAGCGACCTGCAGTGGAGCTGGGAGGCGCTCGTGGACGGCCGGAAGGTCGCCGAGGGCGCCCTCGAGATCCCGCCGGTCCCCGCCGGGGGCAGCGGTGAGGTGCCCCTGCCCGCACTGACCCTGCCCGGCGACGGCGAAGCCCACCTGACCGTCGAGGCACGCCTCGCGCAGGACACCCCCTGGGCCCCGGCGGGCCACGTGGTGGCCTGGAGCCAGCACCAGCTGCGCCCGGCTCCCGCCCTCGCACGCCCCGCGGGCGGTGAGGACGCTGCGACAGCGCAGCGGACGCCGTCGGGACTCGTGCTCGGCCCGGCCACCTTCGATGCCGACACCGGGCGCCTGGTGCGCCTGGGCGACCTGGAGCTGGAGGGGCCGTGGCTGGACGTGCACCGCGCCCCCACCGAGAACGACCGGGGCCAGGGCGGCCGCAACGACCTCTCGGCGGCGTGGGCCGCCGTCGGGATGGACCGGATGCTGGACCGGACGCTGGAGGTACGGGCCGATGGCGACCGGGTGCGCGTCACCGGCCGGGTGGCCGCCGCCACCCATCCGCACGCGCTGGAGTACGCGCTGGACTGGCACCTGCAGGAGGACCTGCTGTGGCTGGACGTGCACGTGGACTTCACCGGCCCCTGGGAGAAGACCCCGCTGAAGGGGTTGGAGATCGTGCTGCCCCGGCTGGGACTGCTGTTCGGCCTGCCCCGGGAGTACGCGCGGGCGGACTGGTTCGGGCGCGGCCCCGGGGAGACCTATGCCGACTCCTTCGCCGGCTCCCGTCTCGGCCGCTGGTCGGCCGCGATCGACGACCTGCAGACCCCGTACCCGGTACCACAGGAGAACGGCAACCACGTGCACACCCGGGAGCTGACCCTGTCCGGACCCGGGCTGGCGGACCTGCGCGCGGTGGGTGACCCGGTGTTCGACTTCACTGCGCGGCGCTGGACGTCCAAGGACCTGCAGGTGGCGCGCTTCCCGCACGAGCTGCGCGACTCCGGGCGGGTGTGGCTCAACGTGGACCACGGGCAGCTGGGCGTCGGCTCGGCCTCGGTGGGGACCAGGCTTCCGGACCGGTACCGGCTTCCGCGGACCAGCACGTCCTGGCGGATCGGGCTCGGTCTGGGCTGAGCCGCGGTGGCATCGGATGCATAATCATGCATGGTTGATTCTGTAGTTACCATCGGCTACGCTCACTCCGAGTCACACAGCAGGCCGCGCCGAGACGCGGCCCCCGTCAAGGAGGACGCATGAACATCCGCACCCGGCGCCGTACCGTCGCCGTCGCCAGCACCCTGCTCGTCTCGTCGCTGACCCTCGCCGCCTGCTCCGGCGGCGACGACAGCGGCTCCGGATCCGACGGCGGGTCCGACAACGGCTCCGACGCCGGCACCAGCATCGGGACCGACGCCGACAGCTTCGAGGTCCTGACCGCCAACGAGAACCCCACCCTGCGTGAGCAGCTGGACGCCCTCGCGGCGAACCAGTGCTCGGCCGAGAACGAGGCGCTCCCGCTGGAGCACCGCACCATCGCCCAGGGCGACACGGTGCAGCAGATCACCTTGCTTGCCAGCCAGGGCGCACTGCCCTCGCACTTCATCGCCGGCACCGACCAGGTCCGGCCCACCGGTGACCTCGGCGGCGGTGACCTCGTGCTCGACTACGAGGAGGCGTTCACCGAGGCCGGTGTGTGGGAGAACATCCTGCCGGCCGCCTCCTCGACCGTGGAGTCGGTCTACGGCCAGATGGTCTCGCTGCCGTACCAGTACAACCTCGAGGGCTTCTGGTACAACAAGGAGATCCTCGCCGAGCTCGGGCTCGAGGAGCCGCAGAGCTATGACGAGCTGGTCGACGCGGCGGATGCTGCGGCCGAGGCCGGCTACATCCCGATCGCCCAGTCCGGTGCGGACGGATGGCCGCTGACCCGCCTCATGGGCCTGTACATCTTCCGCAACGTCGGCCCCGAGGCCATGGCGGCCGTGCGCGACGGCGAGGCCAGCCTGACCGACCCCGAGTACGTGGCCGGCGCCCAGGCGCTGCAGGACCTGGCCCTGAACGGCGCACTCGGTGACGGCTTCATCTCCCGCACCGGCGACCAGGCCACCGCGGCCCTGCTGAGCGGGCAGGCCCTGATGAAGTACGACGGCACCTGGCTGCTCAGCGCTGTCAACGACGCCGAGCGCAACGAGGTCGGCGAGGACAACATCGGCTTCATGCCCTTCCCGGACGTCTCAGGCGGCCAGGGCTCGGCCGACCAGTACCCCGCCAACGCCGGCGCCGCGATGGCCATCAATCCCGAGACCTACGGTCCCCTGACGGCCGACTGGTTCGCCTGCATCGCCGAGAACTACGGCGAGCAGGCCCTCAACGAGGCCGGCGTGCTTTCCGGCTTCGCGATCAACGGCGAGGTCGGCGACATCCCGCCGGCCACCGCCGACATCCAGGAGCGGATCTCCTCCATCGACGAGACCGTGCTGTGGTTCGAGGCGCTGCTCGACTCCGAGAGCAACTCGCTGGCCTCCACGAACGTCTCCCTGCTCACCAACGGGGACATGACCGCCGAGGAGTACATGAGCCAGCTGCAGGAAAGCATCGACTCCAACCGCTGACGCGAGCTCGCCGGCCCCGCCCCCGGGTGGGGCCGGCGAGGTCTGCACGAAAGGATCACGCGATGTCGCGCGTCTTCGGGGACAGAAAGACCATCCTCATCCTGCTCCTGCCCACCCTCACGATCTACGTGATGCTCAAGGTCATCCCGGTCGCCTGGTCGCTGGGACTGTCCTTCTTCCAGGGCAACACCCTGCGCGGGTTCGAGTTCGTCGGGATCGAGAACTTCCAGACGTTCCTCTCCGATGACGCCGCACTGAACTCGGTGTGGGTCAGCGTCTTCTTCGCGGTGGTCGTCACCGCCGCCCAGGTCACCTTCGGGTACCTGCTCGCCCTGCTGTACGTGTTCGTGCT
Above is a window of Ruania suaedae DNA encoding:
- a CDS encoding glycoside hydrolase family 2 TIM barrel-domain containing protein produces the protein MSTERYWESHAPGEGRRRPRAEAATDVRTLSLNGTWRFRLCPTAAGTGAAFLAADFDDTAWDEIRVPSHWVLEDVTPLAGGEPRSLRGSAEGPLYTNTAFPIPIDPPRVPTENPTGDYRLVFDAPADWGTSILRLRGADSCAKVWLNGVELGWSTGSRLPVEYDAPVRPGRNVLCVRVHRWSAGTYLEDQDMWWLPGIFRDVDMIERPTAAIEDHHVHADYDHRTGLGTLRVDAEVADGSPARVRIPELGIDIDAGEEITAEVTPWSADHPRLYRGTLTTAEETIELAIGFRRVEISGGVLLANGTPLRFHGVNRHEHDPVTGRTQDRATMIRDIEMMKQANIDAVRTSHYPPHPDFLSLCDEYGLWVVEECDLETHGFIYAGWEKNPPDDPAWFPALQDRIERMVEPDKNHPSVVIWSMANESWTGAGFDLLEQWIRERDPSRPVLYERDPSYRNSDFYSCMYPELDALEAIGRREETRPENVTDAEDARRRTLPFLLVEYAHAMGNGPGSLQDYQRILESSDRFCGGFVWEWIDHGFDARTTDGTPFTLHGGAVDFRPTGGRFCLDGLVFADRTPSPGLTELAKAYAPVRIAIGDAIAVTNRRHTTDTSDLQWSWEALVDGRKVAEGALEIPPVPAGGSGEVPLPALTLPGDGEAHLTVEARLAQDTPWAPAGHVVAWSQHQLRPAPALARPAGGEDAATAQRTPSGLVLGPATFDADTGRLVRLGDLELEGPWLDVHRAPTENDRGQGGRNDLSAAWAAVGMDRMLDRTLEVRADGDRVRVTGRVAAATHPHALEYALDWHLQEDLLWLDVHVDFTGPWEKTPLKGLEIVLPRLGLLFGLPREYARADWFGRGPGETYADSFAGSRLGRWSAAIDDLQTPYPVPQENGNHVHTRELTLSGPGLADLRAVGDPVFDFTARRWTSKDLQVARFPHELRDSGRVWLNVDHGQLGVGSASVGTRLPDRYRLPRTSTSWRIGLGLG
- a CDS encoding glycoside hydrolase family 95 protein, with amino-acid sequence MSTAPADDGLTLWYTQPARTWQESSLLGNGHLGAALWGGIEREVIDLNEDTLWTGEPGYEPNPAAPTALPEVRRLLLAGKYAEAQELAADSLGGIGGTALYMPLGQLVLDLPAGEVSGYRRELDLTTATAQVTFRSDGVTYRRETFVSHPDRALVVRLSADRPGAISFTASLTSLVRHQTTADGESLRMAGRAPMRAFDYSGRTREPEYDEEPDPRGMRWEARLAAVAEGGSATISEKGDAVLSEGCDAVTLILTARTSYNGPAVSPSRDGQDEKALAEADLRAAVGKGYEALRTAHVADHQELFRRVSLDLGRSDADALPTDERVAAYVAGSANDPGLAALYFQFGRYILIATSRPGSQPANLQGVWNPSINPAWGSNWTINCNAQMNYWPAEAANLAECHEPLLELTRELSENGARVARDHYSARGWVSHQGTDLWRYAQPVGSNPQWSNFVASNAWLSQHLWEHYAFSGDLEDLRRAWPTIRDAASFHLDMLVEEPEHGWLVTAPDINFENIWVAPDGTTGSLAMGTTPTMQMVRELFTHVLAASRLLGEAGELAAEIEAALPRLAPMQISPATGQLQEYLEDWGRTMKAEVLSSWGAVASAQIHPRRTPELAAGLRRIFDTERWWEEKKDPLKGPCLGSWEGGFQAMAYARLGDGDAALRVFDLHLQKAVQPNLGSKFIGHSPTNPMFQIDGNLGQTSAVNEMLLQSHVHDGVYELDLLPALPGQWADGEVRGLRGRGGFEVDLRWRGGALESATIRAVTGTTTRVRYRERTLDVTLAPGEQIRLSQDLALVV
- a CDS encoding glycoside hydrolase family 78 protein, which gives rise to MSVIADAPMIEHHRQPLGIGEARPRLSWTLRHADPGWQQRAYRLLIERGGAEQVTEVASAEQILVPWPGEPLTSRESATVRVQVCGEDGTWSEPSEPSTLEAGLLTPQDWRARPVGARSLEHRDSDSRRPSLVRREFDLDGEIASARLYASAHGLYEAEINGTRVGTDTLAPGWTSYTTRLRYYTYDVTELLRPGGNAVGAWLADGWYRGRIGWYEGFRNVFGEDLSFLGQLEVTYTDGRTETIATDRSWRTAPSPILRSGIYDGEDYDARLEQAGWSAPGFDDGAWEQVAVRYRDPATLVAPTAPPVRCTEEVRPVEVLTSPAGNRILDFGQNLAGRVRLRVSGPAGTTVRLRTAEVLQEGELYTRPLRSARSTDHYTLAGRETEEWEPRFTFHGFRYVEVDGWPGDLDADVAAGALAARVLHTDVERTGWFACSDELVSKLHENIVWGMRSNFVDVPTDCPQRDERAGWTGDIQVFGPTASFLFDVSGMLAGWLRDVEADQLPDGTVPWYVPVIPAHRMWTPIRPGAAWGDVATMLPWTLYQRFGDAGVLETQYGSATRWVDLVDRLAGDDHLWDEGFQLGDWLDPAAPPDDPADARTDRYLVATAYFARSSRLMAQTAERLGKTEDAARYRALADAVAEAFRAAYVLPDGRMTSDAVTAYALGLEFDLLTPAQREVAGRRLAELVREAGHRIATGFVGTPLVTDALTSAGELETAYGLLQERECPSWLYQVEQGATTVWERWDSMLPDGTVNPGKMTSFNHYALGAVADWLHRVVAGLAPAEPGYRRIRFAPRPGGGLTHASARHLTPYGEAAIRWELAGGELTVEVTVPVGTEGVLELPGAEPEILGHGQHRRVVA
- a CDS encoding DUF4038 domain-containing protein, which gives rise to MAQRTAHVHEPYEIELTGPRTPIRADQVPLRAEFTHESGQAMTVLGFWDGERRYLARLAPPLAGTWTWRTTSAAPELDARTGEFTAEPAPSTGTHGIVRVAERFHFAHADGTPFRPVGATVYNWIHQDEELRSQTVDSLSEAGLNKLRFMVFPQAGGYVEHFPELMPFEKTADGWDVGRPVIEFFRRLDSLVADLGAHGIEADVLIFDAYDRGVFGLNDLTEDQDAAYLRYLVARLGAYPNVWWSLCNEFDQMTDRPTERWTRAGELLAEIDAHEHLRSIHNWVELYDYNQPWVTHASIQNGFATETFGRASLYRDVYRKPVVLDEIKYEGDTERWGRLSAEELVDRFWITTSSGCYASHGESFVTESASLHIVEGGRLRGRSPARLGFLRQVLDGLKVPGLDPIDKWDDPACVVGRPREQYLVYLGREAPAEWTFRLPQGHDGDRLEVGDAFEIQIIDTWNMTIATAPEQFVLTDVQRNDAYATGNNPLALPAGEAIALLITRA
- a CDS encoding ATP-binding protein; the encoded protein is MTPDLIRRNASDLVAETLADTPVTVISGARQVGKSTLMQQLISGRNARTINLDLAVDRAAAERDPDGFAMQYPDGLLAIDEIQRVPALLTSLKAAVDQDRRPGRFIVTGSADLLSLRGAQESLAGRAQTIPLEGLSRGEVAGRVEDFAAYAWRLPTEVPADRPAYTRRDYLEIATAPSFPELREAPARARGRWMENYADRVLSKDTTDVSGISYVDRLGPLLDVLAARNGSEFVAARVAREVDIPERSVPAYLRAMQSVYLIRVVPGWSNNRAARAVRAPKVYLSDTGLAAHLAGVDVEGLEREVSSTLTGGFVEGFVVGELVKQRAWSQKSYSLSHYRDNHGREVDIVLEDRRREVVGVEVKSAATVGAGDFRGLELLRDKVGQRFVAGVVLYTGTRAVPFGGRLWALPLATLWEH